One segment of Yersinia kristensenii DNA contains the following:
- a CDS encoding ABC transporter ATP-binding protein: MIHFHQVTKYFAGKRAVDNLTLQIAKGEFTVLIGTSGSGKSTTLKMINRLIEHDEGEIHFAGEEIRNYKPEDIRRRMGYAIQSIGLFPHWTVERNIGTVPQLLKWPQERIRQRVIELLELLHLDPEQFLHRYPHQLSGGQQQRVGVARALAADPEVLLMDEPFGALDPVTRSALQFEISRIHQLSGRTIVLVTHDIDEALSLADRIVLMDGGRVIQQGTPIEMLTQPANDFVRDFFGRSDLGIKLLSLGRAEQRVRRGETLVGQPILGTTSLREALSLFVSRQTDKLLVADEHGQSLGVLYFADLIADADEGGS, from the coding sequence ATGATTCATTTCCATCAGGTAACTAAATATTTTGCCGGCAAACGGGCAGTAGATAACCTAACGTTACAGATTGCTAAAGGGGAATTTACGGTGCTGATTGGTACCTCGGGTTCCGGTAAGTCGACCACATTAAAAATGATTAATCGGCTTATCGAACATGATGAGGGGGAGATCCATTTTGCTGGTGAAGAAATTCGTAATTATAAGCCTGAAGATATACGGCGACGCATGGGGTATGCCATCCAATCAATAGGCTTATTCCCCCATTGGACTGTGGAACGCAATATTGGCACTGTACCGCAATTGCTCAAATGGCCCCAGGAGCGCATCCGTCAACGGGTTATTGAATTGCTTGAGTTATTGCATCTGGATCCCGAACAGTTTCTTCATCGCTATCCTCATCAATTGTCAGGCGGACAGCAACAGCGGGTAGGTGTTGCCCGAGCTTTGGCGGCAGATCCAGAAGTCTTGTTGATGGACGAGCCATTTGGTGCATTAGACCCAGTGACACGTTCAGCATTGCAGTTCGAAATTAGTCGTATTCACCAGTTATCGGGTCGGACTATTGTTCTTGTCACTCATGATATTGATGAAGCTTTGAGTTTGGCTGATCGCATAGTATTGATGGATGGTGGGCGAGTTATACAGCAAGGAACACCCATTGAAATGTTAACTCAGCCCGCGAATGACTTTGTTCGTGATTTCTTTGGTCGCAGTGATCTTGGTATTAAGCTGTTATCGCTTGGGCGGGCTGAACAACGTGTTAGGCGTGGTGAAACTTTGGTTGGGCAACCAATACTCGGTACGACTAGTTTGCGTGAAGCACTCTCCCTGTTTGTGTCGCGTCAGACAGATAAATTACTGGTCGCTGATGAACATGGGCAATCATTGGGGGTGCTTTACTTTGCAGATCTGATAGCCGATGCGGATGAGGGGGGCTCATGA
- a CDS encoding ABC transporter permease, whose translation MVVKNRVLLALVLLMILSGVGFSFVSHAPNRLISGQGISLVSLIAGPVWWLLVPILMLSTFAFFKQNTVVFWSTVLIAEILLFGLLLLAGTTATQLAGGEESLARTSLGSGFWLMSGMSILIAVDSLSRAIVNPVWRSLANILLVLPVVLLLATGQLDQLSLMKEYVNRQDVFDDALWRHLQILLATLIPAVLLGIPLGLFCFRSHRFQGTIFSTLNIIQTIPSIALFGLLIAPLAGLAAAIPWLADHGVSGIGLAPAIIALVLYALLPLVRNVVAGLEAVPDSVVESARGMGMTRTQLFFRVQIPIAMPFILSGVRIIAVQTVGLAVVAALIGAGGLGAIVFQGLLSSALDLVLLGVIPVIVMAVVVDSLFKFIVIFMDTSHR comes from the coding sequence ATGGTTGTAAAAAACCGAGTTCTGCTGGCGCTGGTTCTTTTGATGATTTTATCGGGGGTAGGCTTTTCCTTTGTGAGCCATGCACCGAATCGGTTGATCTCTGGTCAGGGCATTTCATTAGTATCATTGATAGCTGGGCCTGTTTGGTGGTTATTAGTGCCGATATTGATGCTATCTACTTTTGCATTCTTTAAACAAAATACTGTGGTGTTTTGGTCAACAGTTTTAATAGCCGAAATACTGTTGTTCGGCTTGTTGTTACTGGCAGGAACAACAGCGACACAACTTGCTGGTGGCGAAGAAAGCCTCGCTCGCACGTCACTTGGTAGTGGGTTTTGGTTGATGAGTGGGATGAGCATATTAATTGCTGTCGATAGCTTGTCCCGTGCGATTGTGAATCCTGTTTGGCGCAGTTTGGCAAATATTTTGTTAGTTCTACCAGTTGTACTGTTGTTGGCAACCGGGCAACTTGATCAATTGTCATTAATGAAAGAGTACGTTAATCGGCAAGACGTATTTGATGATGCATTATGGCGACACCTTCAAATTTTGTTGGCAACACTGATACCCGCTGTACTCTTGGGTATTCCCCTTGGTCTATTCTGCTTTCGCTCTCATCGTTTTCAAGGCACTATTTTTTCAACATTGAATATTATTCAAACTATTCCATCCATTGCTTTGTTTGGTTTGTTGATTGCACCTTTGGCAGGGTTGGCTGCGGCTATTCCCTGGTTGGCAGACCATGGGGTGAGTGGTATCGGGTTAGCGCCAGCGATTATCGCACTTGTGCTTTATGCTTTATTACCATTAGTACGCAATGTAGTTGCCGGGTTAGAGGCCGTGCCTGACAGTGTTGTTGAATCGGCGCGAGGGATGGGGATGACCCGCACTCAGCTGTTCTTTCGGGTTCAGATCCCGATTGCAATGCCATTTATTTTATCCGGAGTTCGTATTATTGCTGTGCAAACCGTCGGCTTGGCCGTTGTCGCTGCGTTGATTGGGGCCGGTGGATTGGGCGCGATTGTATTTCAAGGTTTACTGAGCAGTGCATTGGATTTGGTGTTATTGGGCGTAATCCCCGTGATAGTGATGGCGGTAGTAGTTGATTCGCTGTTTAAATTCATCGTTATTTTTATGGATACTTCGCATCGATGA